The window CAAGattacataaacaaaatacttgagaattttaaaaaattacctGACTCATTTCACCTTTCAACCGGTTGATCCGATCTGCATTTGGGTCATTGGAGTAGTATTCCAATTGCTGACTCAGAACTCTTGAGAATTCATCGTTCATGCCATAAGCATTGGCTGAATGAACTGCACGGCCATATGTCCTTACAAATCTCTGATGAATATCTTCAAGGAATGCAAAAGGAATCCTTCCTGAAGAATATAGGTTGTCATTGTCAGTACAACTCAAAACTCATTGACTGTAGTTGATAGTATGAATGAGTTGGGTAAAGGTTTCAAAGATGATTGGCTTCACTTGTCGTCCAAAGCCGACAAagattgaaaaacattttattccCCATGGCCGTGTTATTTTACAAAGAACCAAGAATCCTCACACTAGTCATTTTGATGTTACTAACAACGAATTGAAATCATGGAAAACATCGTCCAGGTTCAATAATACAAATGCCATCCAAATTCCACACATACTGTCTTTTAGCGAGCATCAAAACAGATCAAGCAATAATTACAAATAGCGAACAGTGAACAAACAAGGACTAAATCATACAAGACAAAGCACATCTGCCAACTCCCCGTCTTCAGACTATAAAGCTCTACTCACAGTCTACCGCCAATTTTCGAAATAAACGGTATACTGTACAGCACAACTACATGATCCGACTAAACagtgttaaataattatcattccccatccaaaacaaaaaataaataaattattcgaTAATTTGCACCAGACTACTCAAACACAGCGCAGTCCTCATTAACGATACTACAAGTGAGAAAttcatataaagaaaaagagtgatACTCACTTCCGGCAGTGTCATCGGCCATACAAAGCACCGTGAGGCCATCGGTACGCTTGACGTGAAAGATATAGCGATCCTGAGAGTAGGAAACATGAGAATCATCGTTTCCGGGAATCTTATCGAGTATTTGGCGAGAAATCGAGCTAGCATTCGTCGGCGTTGCGGAAAATTCAGCCAAAACCACCGATCCCCTTGCCACGAGCGCATAAATTATAGCCATGAGAGAGATGATTTGATAGGTCGAACTATTGGGATAAAATCGAGTGCAAAAAGTAGGTCGATGAGTGGAATTGAAGCAGCCGGTACGTGGTGGTGGGAAGATCAGGATCTTGATTCTCTCAACGCCAGCTTGAAATTCAGGCGTTGAAGATTAtcgaagagagagagagagaaaggaaatgaaattaggtttttaaaaaatcaaaatcaactttGCCAACACAGCGGGAATGAGCTACAAAGTGGATTGCAATTATTTCACCTTTTCTTTCCTTACgagaaaattgcaaaattcatctctaaaatttttaaaaattaaattgcaaTAGTTGCAATAATatcccaaaattaaaaatttattgattatataagtttaataattcaattttgttccctcctcaatttaatttttacctTTATCATAAATTTGAGAATTCAATTTAAAGGTCTAATTGTtatcaattattaaaagtttgtgGGTGTATTGCAATTATcactataatttattttataaatatttttttttgttatttatcttcttgttttaataaataataataaaattattttaaattatagactataatattttattatatttataaatatttttgttattttactatatatatattaaagaataaccaaatataatatttcaattttagaaatagaaattatatatattcaaaactttAGTATAACACTAGTAGAAAGGATAATAAGCATAAGGAAAACTCATGAATGGAATATGAAAGGTTTGTTTCAttatatgcttaatttttaattagttcttcaacttcaaattttgtccCATAGGTCAATTTGATTTgttgaatatgaaaatgaaaattttaggtttaaaaaagaaaaacttcttGTCTTGTGTTTAGTTTAGTACATctacaaaaataaagttgaaactTTGCCGATTAAAATTGtcatgtaaaaatattttttaaaaattgaaagactagagttatttatttattttatttatattatctCCGAGAGTATAGTTGTTTAAAGTATATGATCGTATGTCAAGAATAAGGGTGTAAGAATGTAGGTTGAACCCGACAATCCGGACTACTCAACCCATATTATATGGGTTGGATTGGGctaaaaaaaactagattTTATCGGTTTGGGTTAGTTCTTGGGTTGgagggttgaaaattttggttcaacccaacccgaattaatatatattatattatttatttaataaagctttaaaaaataattaagttatatcGCTTTCCATTCctcatttttcttctactcATATTGCGTTTTCTCACGTTTGTTTCTCTTTCGCCTCTGTCTTCTCAAATCTCCTCATTTTCATCATTCGGTTTCTTAAATCTCATCCCTCTTCGCCAAAATCTTCTCATATCTCATTTCTTAGCGACTCAAATCTCCTCCCTCTTCTCAAATCTACTCATTTTCGTTGGTCATTCATCTTCTCAGATCTACTTATTTTTGTCGGTGGTTCGTCTTCTCATATCTCCTTCCTCtttgttgttcttcttctcAGATATCTTTTCCTCCTCACCGTACGTCCCTCATCTTTCGACCCTTATCTACTATCTACGTCGTTCGGCCCTTCATCTGTCCCCCATCTTCTGTCTTTCCGCCCATCTACTCCCTCTTCTTGTCGTTCGGTTTTCAATCTGAaaactcaacccaacccaatgattcatattttatgggtttggttgggttgagttgaaaacttaatttagGTTTTTCGGGTTGTCAACGTAAACAACTCGAAAATATGGGtgttgggttgagaatgtctccAAACCCGATTACACCCCTAGTCAAGAGgtttattggtttcttttaatAAGAAGATGTtcattcaataaattaaaacaaacaacttCTTCGGAGGTTGAAGAaaaccaagaaagaaaaaataaaaaacaaatccaacTACCATAATACACAACTCGAgccataaaatgaaaatattccTTTTGCATAACGCGCACTACACAAAAAAGACAACACATGGACAACAACCTAACCTTCTTTGCAAAACTTGTAAGCTTCAACAAATCTTGGTTCTTACGTGTAATAATTAACATTAATAAGCTCAACACAATCTGACACCGCATGAACAAAAGGAGATCGAAAACCATACccaaaataatcattttaaaaactttctaattttatacCATCGACcataaaacattgaaaatcTTAATGGGACTACTTAGAGCTCACTCACTTGTGAAAGTTATAATACTTTAAGAAGTCGGCAAGCTTcttaaaaagatataatatatgaaaaacaaagaagacgTGGTAAACcaaagttattaattaaaatctatatTCAAAAGCATTTAATATAGgcgttaaattttgaataataattattcttcTTACAAAGATAATGTTCCAAATAAAACGATAGAGATAATTTATCAGatacaaatataatacaaaaactaGTAACAACAAAACAACCCAAACATCTTAACACAGAAGAGAAACAACATCACACAACTTAAACAAAGCGGCTCTAAAGAAAACCGTCCATACCATTCtctatataaaaataactCTCAACCACTTAAAACAACAcctaaaattcttaaaaactgAATATTAGACTAatcataaaatagtaatatacaattttgttattatttttgttgccTATCATccactaataaaaataaataatgagttttcaacagataaaaagaaagaaggattgCTGCAAGTAAAACGaattaacttattttaaatataacaaaatatcatttttatttaatatatattaatgcaATAGCACTTTGTATGAAAAAAACGAgtgtaaattaatataaattagagTTCAACATGCCACCAATTGTTTGAAAGAGACCCAGATGCCACTTTGCACTTGCATGAAgaaagataatattttaaaatttattattcttttagacaaataactttaattataactaaaaatacaaaaacaaaaccatattaaattatttcgATAACCTAACAAAGTTACAAAATCTAACCCATAAATGTAAAAAGAGATCTAAGCAAAAAAGCATACTTAATTTGCCAGGTTTAAAAGGATAGAGTGAGAAAGTTTTTATAATAGAATTAGAGAGTTTATATagtatatttttctaaactatAGTATTATAATTGTGAATAACctagaatacaaaatttataaataattaaacaacaagaCGCTCGTGTACTTAGTTATTTGTAGCGTTAGACAACAAATTAAGACATTTCAACACAAGCCGAGATGTATTCCACCGAACAAATTATATGGGTCACTTCGattattcctttttaattttatatgaatatagtaaat of the Cucumis sativus cultivar 9930 chromosome 3, Cucumber_9930_V3, whole genome shotgun sequence genome contains:
- the LOC101209595 gene encoding vesicle-associated membrane protein 711 — translated: MAIIYALVARGSVVLAEFSATPTNASSISRQILDKIPGNDDSHVSYSQDRYIFHVKRTDGLTVLCMADDTAGRRIPFAFLEDIHQRFVRTYGRAVHSANAYGMNDEFSRVLSQQLEYYSNDPNADRINRLKGEMSQVRNVMIENIDKVLERGDRLELLVDKTTNMQGNTMRFRKQARRFRNTIWWKNVKLMVMLIILLLVIAYLVLAFVCHGVTLPTCL